The proteins below are encoded in one region of Nitrospira sp.:
- a CDS encoding glycosyl transferase family 1 gives MRIVIDVTALLPCMTGIDTYLMQLVTHLVKGNPEHDYLLCHNYEDRRLFAGNLSQPTLRLAVSTRHRPVRLFSQQCLLPAAAVAWRADVVHSPSFIMPCIRGSARHVLTVHDMTSFSHPQCHIALRRSGLYKRMVLASLRRAHAVIVPSQATRQAILEVFTNIPPERIHVTPYGIGEEFKPYNHAEIRDILTRLKLPQPYILYLGTIEPRKNLSTLVESYRRLVLSGAIKEHLVLAGRLGWNYHSLLEQIDDPALCGRVHLVGYIDQEALPALYAGARLFVYPSLYEGFGFPPLEAMACGVPVISARNSSLVENLEGAAELVDSGDIVGLSHAMRCVLTDDDMRAMLRTRGLERASHYRWDRTAKETVKVYQSAMTVPAENRY, from the coding sequence ATGAGAATCGTGATCGACGTCACCGCATTACTGCCTTGCATGACGGGGATAGACACCTATCTCATGCAGTTAGTGACGCACCTGGTTAAGGGGAATCCGGAACACGACTACTTGCTGTGCCACAACTACGAAGACCGTCGTCTGTTCGCGGGCAATCTCTCCCAACCCACACTGCGCCTTGCCGTAAGCACGCGACATCGGCCGGTTCGCCTGTTTTCACAGCAATGCCTGCTACCTGCCGCTGCTGTCGCCTGGAGAGCGGATGTCGTACATTCTCCGTCGTTCATCATGCCTTGTATCCGGGGATCCGCGCGACATGTGCTGACTGTCCATGACATGACCTCATTCTCTCACCCGCAGTGCCACATTGCGTTGCGGAGAAGCGGATTGTACAAGCGGATGGTATTGGCCAGCCTGCGCCGAGCGCATGCCGTGATCGTTCCGTCTCAAGCGACCCGGCAGGCAATCCTCGAGGTTTTCACGAACATTCCACCAGAACGGATCCATGTCACCCCCTACGGAATTGGCGAAGAGTTCAAACCATACAATCATGCCGAGATTCGCGACATCTTGACGAGGCTGAAACTTCCACAGCCCTATATTCTTTACCTGGGTACGATCGAGCCGCGGAAGAATCTTTCAACGCTGGTAGAGAGTTACCGGAGGCTTGTCTTGAGTGGTGCGATTAAAGAACACCTCGTTCTCGCGGGAAGACTAGGATGGAATTACCATAGTCTTCTCGAACAAATTGATGATCCGGCGCTGTGTGGCAGGGTTCATCTCGTGGGCTATATTGATCAAGAAGCACTGCCGGCTCTCTATGCCGGCGCCAGGCTTTTTGTCTACCCATCATTATATGAGGGTTTCGGATTTCCTCCCCTCGAAGCAATGGCCTGTGGCGTGCCAGTGATCAGCGCACGGAACTCCTCGCTGGTTGAAAACCTGGAGGGTGCTGCTGAGTTGGTGGATTCAGGCGATATCGTTGGATTGTCGCACGCCATGCGATGTGTGCTGACCGACGATGACATGCGGGCCATGCTGCGCACGAGGGGGCTGGAACGGGCGAGCCATTATCGATGGGACCGCACGGCGAAGGAAACGGTGAAGGTCTACCAATCGGCCATGACCGTGCCAGCGGAAAACCGGTACTAG
- a CDS encoding transcriptional regulator — MLRGYFRMTQRDLAARAHISQPHLAGIESGRVDPQLSTLRRICDGLACDLVVEPRPRKPLKELLHGQARSVALARLKQTMGTMALENQAPDEELFEKLLERRTSEILNDKRERLWKTRNSKDV; from the coding sequence GTGCTGCGCGGCTACTTCCGTATGACGCAGCGGGATCTCGCTGCGCGAGCCCATATCTCACAACCGCATCTAGCGGGCATTGAATCGGGGCGGGTCGATCCCCAATTGAGCACCTTAAGACGAATTTGTGACGGGCTCGCATGCGATCTCGTTGTCGAACCACGACCACGGAAGCCGCTCAAAGAACTCTTGCACGGCCAGGCACGCAGTGTGGCCTTAGCACGACTCAAACAAACGATGGGGACAATGGCGTTGGAGAATCAAGCTCCTGACGAGGAGCTTTTCGAAAAACTTCTTGAACGAAGAACCAGCGAAATCTTGAACGACAAGCGGGAGCGGCTTTGGAAAACACGGAACAGTAAGGATGTCTGA
- the fic gene encoding cell filamentation protein, which yields MSDETLPAGVTAGRDMSGLLRPELTTVNARNAAEAERIDEAYVKYVHRARRKKPGSRWLTDEQVRNVHKAMFGSIWDWAGKYRTTRVNIGVEPHKIPEQIQLLCGDFQHWDASSMAVLEVAARLQHRLTWIHPFRNGNGRHARLITDIFLHARGYALPQWPQIQLMAHGEQIRDAYVAAMKLADLGDFGPLAQFIEECLPKTS from the coding sequence ATGTCTGACGAGACGCTACCGGCCGGTGTGACGGCAGGTCGAGACATGTCCGGATTGCTTCGGCCAGAACTCACCACCGTGAATGCCCGCAACGCGGCAGAGGCGGAACGAATTGACGAGGCCTATGTGAAATATGTGCATCGTGCCAGGAGAAAGAAGCCTGGCTCCAGATGGCTCACCGATGAACAGGTCCGAAACGTGCACAAGGCCATGTTCGGGTCGATTTGGGACTGGGCTGGAAAGTATCGCACCACCCGGGTCAACATTGGGGTTGAGCCACACAAGATTCCAGAACAGATCCAGTTGCTATGCGGCGACTTTCAGCACTGGGATGCGTCCAGCATGGCGGTGTTGGAGGTCGCTGCTCGGCTTCAACACCGCTTGACCTGGATCCATCCATTCAGGAACGGCAATGGGCGGCATGCCAGGCTCATCACAGACATCTTTCTGCATGCGCGAGGATATGCACTCCCACAATGGCCGCAGATCCAACTCATGGCACATGGGGAACAGATCCGAGACGCCTATGTGGCAGCCATGAAACTCGCCGATCTAGGAGATTTCGGACCCTTGGCACAATTTATCGAAGAGTGCCTGCCTAAGACGTCTTGA
- the cstA gene encoding carbon starvation protein A — MSPLIHVFWLLLALLGAVALAFVAGVINPHEKVNGLWLVISAGCIYVLAYRFYGRWLAGRVLELNNRRVTPAVRLDDGVNYHPTNKTVLFGHHFAAIAGAGPLLGPVLAAQFGFLPGFLWLVIGAVLAGAVQDFVILVASMRRNGRSLPEIAHDELGTVTGTATAVAVLFIVVVALAGLGFAVVNALYQNAWGTFTIAMTIPIGLVMGFYLQRRPGSVAEVSILGVVLLLAAVLFGRVIARSSFAGLFEFDASTLVWLLAGYGFVASVLPGWMLLVPRGFLSTFMKLGVVFLLGFGVILMAPTIEMPRVTMFADGGGPIIPGTLFPFLFITIACGAVSGFHSLVSSGTTPKMIEQESQAVVGYAAMLLESFVGVMALIAACVLVPGDYLAINTVLSADALAAMGFPTARIAELSQLVEVDVAGRPGGAVSLAVGMASIFAALPGMSGLMAYWYQFALVFEALFILTTIDTGTRIARYLIQEMVGRIYAPFRQITWWPGVLGASGLVVGSWAYLIGTGSISTIWPMFGAANQLLGTLALCIGTTVLIKMWKSSYLWVTALPMVFVGAITMTGAYEMFGLFLEKAKALAAGQAFALYLDAVLVALVAILGLIVISDSVKQWYGYVVLKKPFVSSEVVVLAGGGSSGRVQPAIHAHEDERRFCLPSDTGCC; from the coding sequence ATGTCCCCATTAATCCACGTGTTTTGGCTTCTGCTGGCCCTTTTGGGAGCCGTTGCGCTTGCCTTCGTTGCCGGCGTCATCAACCCTCACGAAAAAGTGAATGGATTGTGGTTGGTCATCTCGGCGGGATGTATCTACGTGCTTGCCTATCGCTTCTATGGCCGGTGGCTGGCGGGACGGGTTCTGGAGCTGAACAACCGGCGTGTGACTCCGGCGGTGCGACTGGACGATGGCGTCAACTATCATCCAACCAACAAAACCGTGCTCTTTGGGCACCATTTTGCAGCGATCGCGGGCGCGGGACCGCTGCTCGGGCCGGTATTGGCCGCGCAATTTGGCTTTCTCCCCGGCTTTCTCTGGCTCGTGATCGGCGCGGTGTTGGCCGGCGCGGTGCAGGATTTCGTCATCCTGGTTGCCTCGATGCGGCGCAACGGCCGCTCGCTCCCCGAAATCGCGCATGATGAGCTCGGAACGGTCACTGGAACGGCCACGGCTGTCGCGGTGCTGTTTATTGTGGTCGTCGCGCTTGCAGGGTTGGGTTTCGCGGTCGTGAACGCCCTCTATCAGAACGCGTGGGGCACCTTCACGATTGCCATGACGATTCCCATCGGGCTTGTCATGGGGTTCTATCTGCAACGCCGTCCCGGCTCGGTGGCGGAGGTGTCGATTCTCGGGGTGGTGTTGCTGCTTGCGGCCGTGTTGTTCGGTCGGGTGATCGCGCGATCGTCGTTCGCCGGTCTGTTCGAGTTCGATGCGTCGACACTCGTGTGGCTCCTGGCGGGCTATGGCTTTGTGGCTTCCGTGCTGCCGGGCTGGATGCTGCTGGTGCCGCGCGGCTTTCTCTCGACGTTCATGAAGTTGGGCGTGGTTTTTCTGCTCGGATTTGGGGTGATCCTCATGGCGCCGACCATCGAAATGCCGCGCGTGACGATGTTTGCCGATGGTGGCGGACCCATTATCCCTGGCACGTTATTTCCATTCTTATTTATCACGATCGCCTGCGGCGCCGTGTCTGGATTTCACTCCCTGGTGTCTTCCGGGACTACGCCGAAGATGATCGAGCAGGAGTCACAAGCCGTGGTGGGCTATGCGGCGATGCTATTGGAAAGTTTCGTGGGCGTGATGGCCTTGATTGCCGCCTGTGTTTTGGTGCCGGGCGACTATTTGGCGATCAATACAGTGCTCTCCGCAGACGCATTGGCAGCCATGGGTTTCCCGACGGCTCGCATTGCCGAGCTCTCGCAACTCGTAGAAGTGGACGTTGCGGGGCGGCCGGGCGGTGCGGTGTCTCTTGCAGTGGGGATGGCGTCGATCTTTGCGGCCCTCCCGGGCATGTCAGGTCTCATGGCCTACTGGTATCAATTCGCGCTGGTGTTCGAGGCGTTGTTCATTCTGACGACGATCGATACCGGGACCAGAATCGCCCGCTATCTGATTCAAGAGATGGTCGGGCGGATCTATGCGCCGTTCCGTCAGATCACCTGGTGGCCTGGAGTGTTGGGAGCCAGCGGCCTCGTAGTGGGATCGTGGGCCTATCTTATCGGCACCGGCAGTATTTCGACCATTTGGCCCATGTTCGGTGCGGCCAATCAACTCCTGGGGACACTGGCGCTCTGCATTGGAACCACGGTCTTGATTAAGATGTGGAAGTCGTCCTATCTGTGGGTGACGGCGTTGCCAATGGTCTTTGTAGGTGCGATCACTATGACCGGGGCGTACGAGATGTTCGGACTATTCCTCGAGAAGGCGAAGGCACTTGCGGCAGGGCAGGCGTTCGCGCTGTATCTGGATGCGGTGCTGGTGGCACTGGTAGCGATCCTAGGACTAATCGTGATAAGCGATAGTGTGAAACAGTGGTATGGCTATGTAGTCCTGAAGAAGCCGTTCGTCAGCAGCGAGGTGGTCGTGCTGGCGGGGGGCGGTTCATCTGGCCGGGTGCAACCGGCGATCCATGCCCACGAAGACGAACGACGCTTCTGCCTGCCGTCCGATACCGGCTGCTGTTGA
- a CDS encoding UPF0234 protein, with product MADQYSFDVVSEVNMQEMKNAIDQATKEIKQRFDFKDSKTELTLKEKEKELVVVSDDEYKLNAVNEIVKTKCVKRGVSLKALNYGTIEQALGGTVRQIVKIQSGLTTEKAKEITKAIKDSKLKAQAQIQGEQVRVSSKSKDELQGAIVFLKGKDFEIDLQFTNYR from the coding sequence ATGGCCGACCAATATTCGTTCGATGTCGTGTCGGAAGTGAATATGCAGGAAATGAAGAATGCGATCGATCAGGCTACGAAGGAGATCAAACAGCGCTTTGATTTCAAAGACTCCAAGACGGAACTCACCTTGAAAGAGAAGGAAAAGGAGTTGGTCGTCGTGTCCGACGACGAGTATAAATTGAACGCCGTGAACGAGATCGTGAAGACGAAATGTGTGAAGCGTGGCGTCTCGCTGAAGGCATTGAACTACGGTACGATCGAGCAGGCGCTGGGTGGTACGGTGCGGCAGATTGTAAAGATCCAAAGCGGCTTGACGACGGAGAAAGCCAAGGAGATTACGAAGGCGATCAAGGACTCAAAACTCAAAGCCCAGGCACAGATTCAGGGCGAACAGGTGCGCGTGTCCAGCAAAAGTAAGGACGAGTTACAGGGTGCGATCGTTTTCTTGAAGGGTAAAGATTTTGAAATCGACCTGCAATTTACCAACTATCGGTGA
- the asnS gene encoding asparagine--tRNA ligase — MQLAAIEEIGKFVGQEVTIRGWLRSRRDSGKLHFLVVRDGTGDVQAVVSKASVGEEQFAKSAQLTQESSLVLRGRVKAEPRAQGGYELQVTAIEPFQIAEAFPIQPKDHGVGFLMEHRHLWLRSSHQHAIMRIRHEIIRACRNFLDERGFILVDSPIFTPNACEGTTTLFQTQYFDETAYLTQSGQLYSEATAAAFGKVYCFGPTFRAEKSKTRRHLMEFWMVEPEVAWAELADVMVLAEDFISYVVTRVLAHRKAELLVLGRDLARLECIQPPFPRLTYTEAVEILQGKGNATQLGDDFGGDEETILSKEFDRPVIVHRYPAAMKAFYMQNDPSQPELALCMDVLAPEGYGEIIGGGQRVHEYDKLVARIREHNLPEEAFRWYVDLRRFGSVPHAGFGMGIERVVAWICGIEHVRETIPFPRMLYKLYP; from the coding sequence ATGCAGCTGGCTGCCATTGAGGAGATTGGAAAGTTTGTCGGTCAGGAAGTGACGATCCGGGGGTGGCTTCGCAGCCGCCGAGACAGCGGGAAGTTGCATTTTCTCGTGGTGCGGGACGGCACAGGCGATGTCCAAGCCGTTGTGAGCAAGGCGTCTGTTGGGGAAGAGCAGTTTGCAAAATCGGCGCAACTCACGCAGGAATCCTCGCTTGTGCTTCGTGGCCGCGTCAAAGCCGAGCCGCGCGCCCAGGGTGGGTACGAACTGCAGGTGACCGCCATCGAGCCGTTCCAGATCGCCGAAGCATTCCCCATTCAACCGAAAGATCACGGCGTTGGATTCTTGATGGAGCATCGACATCTGTGGCTGCGGTCCAGCCATCAGCATGCGATCATGCGGATTCGACACGAGATCATTCGCGCGTGTAGGAATTTTTTAGACGAGCGCGGATTCATTCTCGTCGACTCTCCGATTTTCACTCCAAACGCGTGTGAAGGCACGACCACCCTGTTTCAGACTCAATATTTCGATGAGACGGCCTATCTTACGCAAAGCGGTCAGCTCTATAGCGAGGCCACAGCGGCGGCGTTCGGCAAGGTCTATTGCTTCGGTCCTACGTTTCGAGCGGAAAAATCGAAGACACGCCGACACCTCATGGAATTTTGGATGGTCGAGCCGGAGGTAGCATGGGCCGAATTGGCCGACGTCATGGTCTTGGCCGAGGACTTTATCAGTTACGTTGTGACGCGCGTGCTCGCGCACCGCAAGGCCGAACTACTGGTCCTCGGGCGCGATCTCGCCAGACTCGAGTGCATCCAGCCTCCGTTTCCTCGACTGACCTACACGGAGGCCGTCGAGATTCTGCAGGGGAAGGGCAATGCGACCCAATTGGGTGACGACTTTGGTGGCGATGAAGAGACCATCCTCTCGAAGGAGTTCGATCGGCCTGTGATCGTGCATCGCTATCCAGCGGCGATGAAGGCGTTTTACATGCAGAACGATCCGTCGCAGCCGGAACTGGCACTCTGTATGGATGTGTTGGCGCCGGAAGGGTATGGCGAGATCATTGGTGGCGGACAACGTGTTCATGAGTACGACAAGTTAGTGGCGCGTATTCGAGAGCACAACCTACCCGAAGAAGCGTTTCGATGGTACGTAGATCTTCGTCGGTTCGGTTCGGTTCCGCACGCGGGATTTGGTATGGGAATCGAACGAGTCGTGGCCTGGATCTGTGGCATTGAGCACGTGCGTGAAACGATCCCATTTCCCCGAATGTTGTACAAGCTCTATCCATAG
- a CDS encoding DDE transposase has product MAKKKVQSIFEVVSKYNSEEKCIAHLERIRWPKGLECLHCQSKRVMKYQAKGKTGKERTLYECVDCRYQYSVTVGTIFHDSHLPLVKWFLAIYMICSAKKGIAAKQLQRELEIGSYKTAWYMAHRIRLAMHDDPDFCRKYSGIVEIDETYIGGKGSGPRGRSLARKVPVVGIKERTSGKIRLRVLQDATKRSLRDFIRQNIQPGSEMHTDEFASYLWLDSSEYAHKCVNHSVTYVQDGVHVNGVENVWSLFKRGIMGIFHRVSEKYLPLYLDEFSFRFNNRDAEAMMDRVLTTCS; this is encoded by the coding sequence ATGGCTAAGAAGAAAGTCCAGTCCATTTTTGAAGTCGTTTCCAAGTACAACAGCGAAGAAAAATGCATTGCCCATCTGGAGCGCATTCGATGGCCGAAGGGGCTGGAATGCCTCCACTGCCAGAGCAAGCGCGTGATGAAGTATCAAGCCAAGGGCAAAACCGGCAAAGAGCGCACACTGTACGAGTGTGTGGATTGCCGCTATCAGTATTCCGTGACCGTCGGCACCATCTTCCATGATTCGCATTTGCCCCTCGTGAAATGGTTCCTGGCGATCTACATGATTTGCTCGGCTAAGAAGGGCATTGCCGCCAAGCAATTGCAGCGCGAGCTTGAAATCGGTTCTTACAAGACTGCCTGGTATATGGCCCACCGCATTCGCTTGGCTATGCATGACGATCCTGACTTCTGCCGGAAGTATTCGGGGATTGTCGAAATTGACGAGACTTATATCGGTGGCAAAGGATCAGGTCCACGCGGGCGATCGCTCGCCAGAAAAGTTCCTGTAGTGGGGATAAAAGAGCGCACTTCAGGAAAGATCCGATTGCGCGTGCTACAGGATGCAACAAAGCGAAGCCTCCGTGATTTCATTCGCCAGAACATTCAGCCAGGATCGGAAATGCATACCGACGAATTCGCGTCCTATCTCTGGCTCGACAGTTCGGAATATGCCCACAAGTGCGTGAACCACTCGGTTACCTATGTCCAAGACGGCGTGCATGTGAACGGCGTTGAGAACGTCTGGAGCCTCTTTAAGCGCGGCATCATGGGCATCTTCCATCGCGTCTCAGAGAAGTACTTGCCGCTCTATCTCGACGAATTCTCATTCCGGTTCAACAATCGTGATGCTGAAGCCATGATGGACCGCGTCCTTACGACGTGTAGCTAG
- the rsmH gene encoding ribosomal RNA small subunit methyltransferase H — MGEKGLATSVQGEPHVPVLSREIIDWMPGGQGAVYVDCTVGYGGLASRLLSERSLDARLIGIDRDPLALLAAAKRLEAFGARVTLIAGNFSRLGLHLEQACVGLVDGIILDLGVSSPQLDSAERGFSFTMRGPLDMRMTGAEGRTAGDLVNCLPEVELADVIFQYGEERYARRIARGIARAREQAPLLTTVDLAEVIRRAVPPGYRHGRLHCATRTFQALRIAVNRELDELAEVLPQALQALKPGGRLAAISFHSLEDRIVKHAYRNWSTGERPLARLLTKKPIQSSDQECAENPRARSAKLRIAERLS; from the coding sequence GTGGGTGAAAAGGGTTTAGCCACTTCTGTGCAGGGAGAACCGCATGTTCCGGTACTGTCCCGGGAAATCATCGATTGGATGCCAGGGGGGCAGGGTGCTGTCTATGTGGACTGCACGGTGGGATATGGCGGCCTTGCAAGTCGATTGCTATCCGAGCGCTCGCTGGACGCACGCTTAATTGGTATCGATCGGGATCCGCTGGCCCTTCTGGCCGCCGCGAAGCGATTGGAAGCATTCGGAGCGAGGGTCACGTTGATCGCCGGAAATTTTTCGAGACTGGGGTTGCATCTGGAGCAGGCTTGCGTGGGCCTCGTCGATGGAATCATTTTGGATTTGGGAGTGAGTTCTCCTCAGCTCGACAGCGCGGAACGAGGGTTCAGTTTCACGATGAGAGGCCCTTTGGATATGCGAATGACCGGCGCTGAAGGGCGGACGGCTGGCGACCTAGTAAATTGCCTGCCAGAAGTGGAGCTGGCAGATGTGATTTTTCAATATGGGGAAGAGCGCTATGCGCGCCGCATCGCCCGCGGCATTGCCCGTGCTCGAGAGCAAGCTCCTCTCTTGACGACGGTCGACCTTGCGGAGGTTATCCGCCGGGCTGTGCCGCCGGGCTATCGTCATGGGCGTCTGCATTGCGCCACGCGTACCTTTCAGGCCCTTCGCATCGCCGTCAATCGTGAATTGGATGAACTGGCGGAGGTGCTCCCCCAGGCCCTGCAGGCGTTAAAGCCGGGGGGCCGGCTGGCTGCCATCTCGTTTCACTCCCTTGAGGACCGGATCGTCAAGCATGCGTATCGAAATTGGTCCACCGGCGAACGGCCCCTCGCTCGGCTGCTTACCAAGAAGCCCATCCAATCGTCTGACCAGGAGTGTGCCGAAAACCCACGTGCCCGGAGCGCGAAATTGCGCATAGCGGAGAGGTTGTCATGA
- the ftsI gene encoding penicillin-binding protein — protein MVGFALVLARLVNLHILQAAELTQRAERQHWKAVTLEGSRGTIYDRNGKVLAINVEVPSAFGVPTALGDLRTISRRLSPVLNLRPRDLEKKLRQDRHFVWLARKLDPEQGRRLQALELDGIGVVMEGRRFYPKGPLLAHVLGFAGMDGEGLEGIERRYDKYLRGDKQIMLLERDALGRTVLPRGVQESGPDAGRHVTLTVDEVVQYITEQELEAAVESTRAKGGMAVVMEPNSGAILAMAVNPRFDPNVVKSLSPDRWRNRTIADTFEPGSTMKVFMGAAALEEHVASPTTSFFGEFGQMTVANTVIHDHEKIGWMTFAEMIHKSSNIGAAKAAMRLGEQRLYAYLRKFGFGERTDADLPGEVSGLLRPTKQWGRRSLASIAMGQEIGVTALQLASAISAIANGGSLMKPYVVSEVHDSKGRVLAQMGPQLRRQVVSQATAQAMTTILEGVVTDGTGTKAAVPGIRVAGKTGTAQKVDPRTGAYSSTMVVGSFVGFAPAEDPRVTIVVVVDEPQVDAWGGAVAAPAFRRIAEQVLPHLGVTSSPIVKIAMATTESPLCSGMGTQGDRCRVD, from the coding sequence ATGGTCGGGTTTGCACTTGTGCTGGCCCGACTGGTCAATCTGCACATTCTCCAGGCCGCGGAACTCACGCAACGTGCGGAACGTCAACACTGGAAGGCCGTCACGCTGGAAGGCTCGCGTGGAACGATTTACGATCGCAACGGCAAGGTCCTGGCCATTAACGTGGAAGTGCCCTCTGCTTTTGGCGTACCGACTGCGCTCGGCGATTTGCGAACCATTTCCCGCCGCTTGTCTCCCGTTTTGAACCTCCGTCCGCGCGATCTGGAGAAGAAGCTGAGACAGGATCGGCACTTTGTATGGCTGGCTCGCAAGCTCGACCCCGAGCAGGGGCGGAGATTGCAGGCGCTGGAGCTCGACGGAATTGGCGTCGTCATGGAGGGACGCCGGTTCTATCCCAAAGGTCCATTATTGGCTCATGTGCTGGGATTTGCCGGGATGGATGGCGAGGGATTGGAAGGCATCGAGCGCCGGTATGACAAATACTTGCGTGGCGACAAGCAAATCATGCTGTTGGAGCGCGATGCCCTCGGGAGGACCGTTCTCCCTCGCGGCGTTCAGGAGTCAGGCCCGGATGCCGGGCGGCATGTCACGCTGACCGTCGATGAAGTCGTCCAATACATTACGGAGCAGGAACTCGAAGCGGCTGTCGAATCGACGCGAGCCAAGGGCGGGATGGCCGTCGTCATGGAGCCCAACAGCGGCGCAATCCTGGCTATGGCGGTGAATCCAAGATTCGACCCCAACGTCGTCAAGTCGCTAAGCCCCGACCGATGGCGGAACCGCACCATCGCCGACACCTTCGAGCCCGGTAGCACGATGAAGGTGTTCATGGGTGCAGCCGCGCTTGAAGAGCACGTGGCATCCCCGACCACCTCGTTCTTTGGGGAGTTTGGCCAAATGACGGTCGCCAACACGGTGATTCACGACCACGAAAAAATCGGATGGATGACGTTCGCGGAGATGATCCACAAGTCCAGCAACATCGGAGCGGCCAAAGCCGCCATGCGACTCGGCGAGCAACGGCTGTATGCCTATTTGCGCAAGTTTGGCTTTGGGGAGCGAACGGATGCGGATTTGCCCGGGGAAGTGTCGGGCCTCTTGAGGCCGACCAAACAATGGGGTCGGCGAAGCTTGGCCTCGATCGCCATGGGGCAGGAAATCGGGGTGACGGCTCTGCAGTTGGCCTCGGCGATTTCGGCCATCGCGAATGGTGGGTCGCTGATGAAGCCCTACGTGGTGTCTGAAGTGCATGATTCGAAGGGGCGGGTGCTGGCGCAAATGGGACCGCAGTTGCGGAGACAGGTCGTATCGCAGGCCACCGCACAAGCCATGACCACGATCCTGGAAGGTGTGGTGACCGACGGCACTGGCACGAAGGCGGCTGTTCCTGGCATTCGAGTGGCGGGAAAGACCGGGACGGCGCAAAAGGTCGATCCTCGGACCGGTGCCTACTCATCGACGATGGTGGTCGGCTCGTTTGTGGGCTTTGCGCCAGCCGAGGATCCACGTGTCACCATCGTCGTCGTTGTCGATGAACCGCAGGTCGATGCCTGGGGCGGTGCCGTCGCCGCACCGGCATTTCGTCGGATCGCCGAGCAGGTCCTGCCGCATCTTGGCGTGACCTCCAGTCCGATTGTGAAAATTGCCATGGCGACGACCGAGTCGCCTCTCTGTTCAGGGATGGGAACGCAGGGTGACCGCTGCCGAGTTGATTGA